In one Flavobacteriales bacterium genomic region, the following are encoded:
- a CDS encoding S41 family peptidase, which translates to MSTRSTNRSGKWRNLAIGAAIAAGGALTVAAGDSYFEISKNLEIFTDLYKELNIYYVDDTQPGKLMKTGIDAMLSSLDPYTQYIPESDMEDYRFQTTGQYGGIGALIKRKGDAVVVSEPYENYPAMKAGIWAGDEIVEVDGRKVTGLATDEVSKLLKGQSGTVVKVVTRREGATTAHALTREEIKIPDVPYKGFVDDQRKVGYIKLNSFTQTAGSEVRKAMKELKDEGASHLILDLRGNGGGLLREAVNIVNLFVPKNQLVVETRGRISEWDKTYKTLSDPLDAEIPLAVLVDGQSASASEIVSGALQDLDRAVVVGERTFGKGLVQQTKDLLYNSKLKVTVAKYYIPSGRCIQKLDYAQRDSSGKAVEVKEEAITTFKTRNGRPVVDGRGILPDVEVMEHELAKIVGGLYEEDLFFDFATRYRLSHADIGPPESFVVTDEIYRSFVDFVKDKHFDYDTESIEALEALVAKTKQERYFEHAEDEIAALRKELAPDRSEELVRFRSDIEEVLRSEIVARYHFQTGRAKAAISTDPYVKRAVELFAKGEVAPILAGQRK; encoded by the coding sequence ATGAGCACGCGTAGCACCAACAGGTCGGGCAAATGGAGGAACCTCGCCATCGGCGCGGCCATCGCTGCAGGAGGAGCGCTCACCGTCGCTGCGGGCGACAGCTACTTCGAGATCAGCAAGAACCTGGAGATCTTCACCGACCTCTACAAGGAGCTGAACATCTACTACGTGGATGACACCCAGCCCGGCAAGCTGATGAAGACGGGGATCGATGCGATGCTATCCTCGCTCGATCCCTACACGCAGTACATCCCGGAGAGCGACATGGAGGATTACCGCTTCCAGACCACGGGCCAGTACGGCGGCATCGGCGCGCTCATCAAGCGGAAGGGCGATGCGGTGGTGGTGAGCGAGCCGTATGAGAACTATCCGGCCATGAAGGCCGGGATCTGGGCCGGAGACGAAATCGTGGAGGTTGACGGCCGCAAGGTGACGGGCCTGGCCACCGATGAGGTGAGCAAGCTGCTCAAGGGCCAGAGCGGAACGGTGGTGAAGGTGGTGACCCGCCGCGAGGGCGCCACCACGGCGCATGCCCTCACCCGCGAGGAGATCAAGATACCGGATGTCCCCTACAAGGGCTTCGTGGATGACCAGCGCAAAGTGGGCTATATCAAGCTCAACAGCTTCACGCAGACCGCCGGCTCCGAGGTGCGCAAGGCGATGAAGGAGCTGAAGGACGAAGGCGCCAGCCATCTGATCCTCGACCTCCGCGGCAATGGGGGGGGGCTGTTGCGCGAGGCCGTCAACATCGTCAACCTGTTCGTTCCGAAGAATCAGCTCGTGGTGGAGACGCGCGGCCGCATCAGCGAATGGGACAAGACCTACAAGACGCTGAGCGACCCGCTGGACGCCGAGATCCCGTTGGCGGTGCTCGTGGATGGGCAGAGCGCCAGCGCCAGCGAGATCGTGAGCGGAGCGCTGCAGGACCTCGACCGGGCGGTGGTCGTCGGGGAGCGCACCTTCGGCAAGGGCCTGGTGCAGCAGACCAAGGACCTCCTTTACAACAGCAAGCTGAAGGTGACCGTCGCCAAATACTACATCCCCAGCGGCCGGTGCATCCAGAAGCTGGACTATGCGCAGCGCGACAGCAGCGGCAAGGCCGTGGAGGTGAAGGAGGAGGCCATCACCACCTTCAAGACGCGCAACGGCCGGCCGGTGGTGGATGGCAGGGGCATCCTGCCCGATGTGGAGGTGATGGAGCACGAGCTGGCCAAGATCGTCGGCGGGCTCTACGAGGAGGACCTTTTCTTCGACTTCGCCACGCGCTACCGCCTCTCGCATGCCGATATCGGACCGCCCGAATCATTCGTCGTCACTGACGAGATCTACCGGTCCTTCGTGGATTTCGTGAAGGACAAGCACTTCGATTACGACACCGAGAGCATCGAGGCGCTGGAGGCGCTGGTGGCCAAGACCAAGCAGGAGCGGTATTTCGAGCATGCCGAGGACGAGATCGCCGCGCTCCGAAAGGAGCTTGCTCCCGATCGATCCGAGGAGCTGGTGCGGTTCCGCTCCGACATCGAGGAGGTGCTGCGCAGCGAGATCGTGGCGCGGTATCATTTCCAGACCGGGCGCGCCAAGGCGGCGAT
- the yidD gene encoding membrane protein insertion efficiency factor YidD, with protein sequence MGRALAWPMILLVRLYQWTISPLLPGACRYTPSCSEYGITALKRHGAFRGGWLTLRRFLSCHPWGGHGYDPVPEAPQKHEHA encoded by the coding sequence ATGGGTAGAGCCCTCGCATGGCCGATGATCCTTCTGGTCCGCCTTTACCAGTGGACCATCTCGCCCCTGCTGCCGGGCGCTTGCCGGTACACACCGTCGTGCTCGGAGTACGGCATCACCGCACTGAAGCGGCATGGGGCCTTCCGCGGCGGATGGCTCACCCTCAGGCGCTTTCTATCTTGTCACCCATGGGGCGGTCACGGATACGACCCGGTCCCCGAAGCACCACAGAAGCATGAGCACGCGTAG
- a CDS encoding ribonuclease P protein component, whose translation MPPPRNTFRKSERLCGRLRLKEVATTGRAVNEPPFRLVGKMMQLPTDAPAQVAFAVPSRSMRRAVQRNRMKRLMREAYRTGKHDLHERLRAEGRQCAWLFIFQGREPVSQEETRQRITRALSRWMEQHG comes from the coding sequence ATGCCCCCCCCGCGCAATACCTTCCGCAAGAGCGAGCGCCTTTGCGGCCGCCTTCGCCTGAAAGAGGTGGCGACGACCGGACGTGCGGTGAACGAACCGCCCTTCAGGCTGGTCGGGAAGATGATGCAATTGCCCACGGATGCACCGGCCCAAGTGGCCTTCGCTGTTCCCAGCCGCAGCATGAGGCGTGCGGTGCAGCGGAATCGCATGAAGCGACTGATGCGCGAGGCTTACCGAACGGGCAAGCACGACCTGCATGAGCGCCTTCGGGCCGAAGGCCGGCAATGCGCCTGGCTGTTCATCTTCCAAGGGAGGGAGCCGGTTAGCCAGGAGGAGACGCGCCAGAGAATAACCCGGGCATTGTCCCGTTGGATGGAACAGCATGGGTAG
- a CDS encoding uroporphyrinogen-III synthase, producing the protein MKIKTILVSQPAPTDEKSPYHELARKYSLKIDFRPFIKVEPVGGQDFRQERISILDHTAIVLTSRNAVDHFFRMCKELRLTVPETMKYFCISESVAYYVQKYIVYRKRKVFIGKQSFADLVDVIKKHKDEKYLVPCSDIQKQEIPELLDKAGVKYTNAVFYRTVASDLSDIKELKYDMLVFFSPGGIESLRKNFPKFKQNGVFIAAFGPTTAKAVVDNGFRLDLQAPLPEAPSMTGAMELFIKRLAKKK; encoded by the coding sequence TTGAAGATCAAGACCATCCTCGTCTCGCAGCCGGCCCCTACGGACGAGAAATCGCCTTACCATGAGCTGGCCCGGAAGTACAGCCTGAAGATCGACTTCAGGCCCTTCATCAAAGTGGAGCCCGTCGGCGGCCAGGATTTCCGGCAGGAGCGCATCAGCATCCTCGATCATACGGCCATCGTGCTTACCAGCCGCAACGCGGTCGATCACTTCTTCCGCATGTGCAAGGAGCTACGGCTCACAGTGCCGGAGACCATGAAGTACTTCTGCATCAGCGAGAGCGTCGCCTATTATGTGCAGAAGTACATCGTCTACCGGAAGCGCAAGGTCTTCATCGGCAAGCAGAGCTTCGCCGACCTGGTGGATGTCATCAAGAAACACAAGGATGAGAAGTACCTGGTGCCGTGCAGCGACATCCAGAAGCAGGAGATACCGGAGCTGCTGGACAAGGCCGGCGTGAAGTACACCAATGCGGTATTCTACCGCACCGTGGCCAGCGACCTCAGCGACATCAAGGAGCTGAAGTACGACATGCTGGTGTTCTTCAGCCCGGGCGGCATCGAGAGCCTGCGCAAGAACTTCCCCAAGTTCAAGCAGAATGGGGTGTTCATCGCGGCCTTCGGGCCCACAACGGCCAAGGCGGTGGTGGACAATGGCTTCCGGCTCGATCTGCAGGCGCCGCTCCCGGAAGCGCCGAGCATGACCGGGGCCATGGAGCTGTTCATCAAGCGACTGGCCAAGAAGAAGTGA
- a CDS encoding DUF4271 domain-containing protein: MKGVVRPEDMLSEEWVTACYLGCLVLIAAINTGSPRKWRVLWQAAFRMRLGRQALREELDAGDRTVLGLLAVAVVAIAMLLWQCAMVFGRAVPPSFLLCAAAVAAVLAIQSVLLRGLAFLAKADAGAREYRYTGSLLYSALGVALLPLVILSSYRPHWRPALLGGGLALLVMILLYRWVRCLWIGAGEGVPFRYIILYLCGAEILPLLLASQAIGERILPSFHS, from the coding sequence ATGAAAGGCGTGGTGCGCCCGGAGGATATGCTATCGGAGGAGTGGGTCACGGCCTGCTACCTGGGCTGCCTCGTTCTGATAGCGGCCATCAATACGGGTTCGCCGCGGAAGTGGCGGGTGCTTTGGCAGGCTGCATTCCGCATGCGGCTGGGGCGGCAGGCCCTCCGGGAAGAGCTGGATGCTGGCGACCGTACGGTGCTCGGACTGCTTGCCGTGGCGGTGGTGGCGATCGCCATGCTCCTGTGGCAGTGCGCAATGGTGTTCGGACGGGCGGTTCCGCCCTCCTTTCTCCTGTGCGCGGCAGCCGTGGCGGCCGTGCTCGCGATCCAATCCGTCCTGCTCAGGGGCCTTGCCTTCCTCGCCAAGGCGGATGCCGGTGCCCGTGAGTACAGGTACACCGGGTCCCTTCTCTATTCCGCCTTGGGCGTTGCCCTGCTTCCGCTGGTCATCCTGTCATCCTATCGGCCTCATTGGAGGCCGGCCCTGCTTGGCGGGGGACTGGCGCTTCTGGTCATGATCCTGCTCTACCGGTGGGTGCGCTGCCTTTGGATCGGCGCGGGTGAGGGGGTGCCCTTCCGGTACATAATTCTCTACCTTTGCGGCGCCGAAATCCTGCCCTTGCTGCTCGCCTCTCAGGCAATCGGGGAACGCATCCTGCCGTCGTTTCACTCCTAA
- a CDS encoding acyl-CoA dehydrogenase family protein, whose product MSTTAAPKKAATDLFQSHDHYLVEELFTEEHRLIRDTARKHVSLHLKPIIEERFEKAEFSKDIIPGLAEIGAFGPFVPEQYGGPGLDQISYGLIMQEIERCDSGLRSLCSVQGSLAMYPIWKYGSEEQKKKWLPDMVQGKKIGCFGLTEPDFGSNPSGMVTTFKDMGDHYLLNGAKMWISNAPFADLAIVWAKAENTEGRIHGLIVERGMEGFTTPTTHGKLSLRASPTGELVFDNVKVPKGNLLPGKNGLGAPMGCLDSARYGIAWGTLGVAMECYDTALRYAQQRIQFGKPIAAFQLTQKKLAEMVTEITKAQLLTWRLGVLRNEGRATTQQISMAKRNNVHLALTVAREARQILGGMGITNEYPIMRHMMNLESVVTYEGTHDIHLLITGMEVTGIPAFK is encoded by the coding sequence ATGAGCACCACCGCAGCCCCGAAGAAAGCAGCCACCGACCTTTTCCAGAGCCATGACCATTATCTGGTGGAGGAGCTATTCACCGAGGAGCACCGCCTGATCCGCGACACGGCCCGCAAGCATGTGAGCCTGCACCTGAAGCCCATCATCGAGGAGCGCTTCGAGAAAGCGGAGTTCAGCAAGGACATCATTCCCGGACTGGCCGAGATCGGCGCGTTCGGCCCCTTCGTGCCCGAGCAATACGGCGGTCCCGGCCTGGACCAGATCAGCTACGGCCTCATCATGCAGGAGATCGAGCGCTGCGACAGCGGCCTGCGCAGCCTGTGCAGCGTGCAGGGCTCACTGGCCATGTACCCGATCTGGAAGTATGGCAGCGAGGAACAGAAGAAGAAGTGGCTGCCGGACATGGTGCAGGGCAAGAAGATCGGCTGCTTCGGCCTCACCGAGCCCGACTTCGGCAGCAACCCCAGCGGCATGGTCACCACCTTCAAGGACATGGGCGACCACTACCTGCTGAACGGCGCCAAGATGTGGATCAGCAATGCGCCCTTCGCCGACCTGGCGATCGTGTGGGCCAAGGCCGAGAACACCGAGGGCCGCATCCACGGCCTCATCGTGGAACGGGGCATGGAAGGCTTCACCACCCCCACCACGCACGGCAAGCTCAGCCTCCGCGCCAGCCCCACCGGCGAGCTGGTATTCGACAACGTGAAGGTGCCCAAGGGCAACCTGCTGCCCGGCAAGAACGGCCTGGGCGCCCCCATGGGCTGCCTGGACAGCGCCCGCTACGGCATCGCCTGGGGTACGCTCGGCGTGGCCATGGAGTGCTACGACACGGCGCTGCGCTATGCCCAACAGCGCATCCAGTTCGGCAAGCCCATCGCGGCCTTCCAGCTCACCCAGAAGAAGCTGGCCGAGATGGTCACCGAGATCACCAAGGCCCAGCTCCTGACCTGGCGCCTGGGTGTGCTGCGCAACGAGGGCCGCGCCACCACCCAGCAGATCAGCATGGCCAAGCGCAACAACGTGCACCTCGCGCTCACCGTGGCGCGTGAGGCCCGCCAGATCCTCGGCGGCATGGGCATCACCAACGAATACCCCATCATGCGCCACATGATGAACCTCGAGAGCGTGGTCACCTACGAGGGCACCCACGACATACACCTGCTCATCACGGGCATGGAGGTGACAGGCATCCCGGCGTTCAAGTAA
- the ruvB gene encoding Holliday junction branch migration DNA helicase RuvB: protein MTDGFDVRKEQRSASDKEMEQVLRPRRFEEFAGQKAVTDNLKVFVQAAKQRGEALDHVLLHGPPGLGKTTLANIIAAEMGVGIRITSGPVLDKPADLAGLLTNLEPHDVLFIDEIHRLTPVIEEYLYSAMEDYRIDLVIDAGPNARTVQIALNPFTLVGATTRSGLLTAPLRARFGINSRLDYYDAATLKGIIRRSAGLLAVPIIDEAADEIARRSRGTPRIANALLRRVRDFAQIQGDGTIDLGIAQHALKALNVDAHGLDEMDNRILGAIIDKFSGGPVGLNTVATAVGEEAGTIEEVYEPFLIMEGYLQRTPRGRQATERAYRHLGRVPSVKPGSLFE from the coding sequence ATGACAGACGGTTTCGATGTGCGCAAGGAGCAGCGCTCCGCCTCCGACAAGGAGATGGAGCAGGTGCTCCGTCCGCGCCGCTTCGAGGAATTCGCCGGGCAGAAGGCGGTGACGGACAACCTGAAGGTGTTCGTGCAGGCTGCCAAGCAGCGGGGCGAAGCGCTGGACCACGTGCTGCTGCACGGCCCGCCCGGCCTGGGGAAGACCACCTTGGCGAACATCATCGCCGCCGAGATGGGCGTGGGAATACGGATCACCAGCGGCCCTGTGCTGGATAAGCCCGCCGACCTGGCCGGGCTGCTCACGAACCTCGAGCCGCACGATGTCCTCTTCATCGACGAGATCCATCGCCTCACCCCGGTGATCGAGGAGTACCTGTACAGCGCCATGGAGGACTATCGCATCGACCTGGTGATCGATGCCGGTCCCAATGCGCGCACCGTGCAGATCGCGCTGAACCCGTTCACGCTGGTGGGCGCCACCACGCGCAGCGGCCTGCTCACGGCACCGCTGCGTGCCCGATTCGGGATCAACAGCCGGTTGGACTATTACGATGCAGCCACGCTCAAGGGAATCATCAGGCGCAGCGCCGGACTGTTGGCCGTGCCCATCATCGACGAGGCCGCCGATGAGATCGCACGCCGCAGCCGGGGCACGCCGCGCATCGCCAACGCGCTGCTGCGTCGCGTGCGCGATTTCGCCCAGATCCAAGGCGATGGCACGATCGACCTAGGCATCGCGCAGCATGCGCTGAAGGCGCTCAACGTGGATGCGCATGGCCTCGATGAGATGGACAACCGGATCCTCGGCGCCATCATCGACAAGTTCAGCGGTGGGCCGGTAGGGCTGAACACCGTGGCCACCGCGGTGGGCGAGGAGGCAGGCACCATCGAGGAGGTGTATGAACCCTTCCTTATCATGGAGGGCTATCTGCAGCGTACGCCGCGCGGTCGGCAGGCTACTGAGCGCGCCTACCGCCACCTTGGGCGCGTGCCCAGCGTGAAACCGGGCAGCCTGTTCGAATAG
- a CDS encoding cbb3-type cytochrome c oxidase subunit I, translating to MGAHAHTAQAGHHDHHHHEESFISKWVFSHDHKMIGKQFLVTAIVMAWVAVIMSLIFRLQLAWPNEGFAFTNFFLGDKWAPEGVLDPNMYLALVTIHGTIMVFFVLTGGLSGTFANLLIPLQVGARDMASGFINMLSYWFFFLSSVIMLASLFVEGGPASAGWTIYPPLSALPKAMPGSGAGMTLWLVSMTLFIASSLMGGLNYVATILNLRTKGMRMTRLPLTVWALLLTAVLGILSFPVLLSAALLLLLDRTLGTSFYLSDIHLAGEALEQTGGSPILFQHLFWFLGHPEVYIVLLPALGITSEIISTNARKPIFGYRAMIGSILAIGFLSFIVWGHHMFVTGMNPFLGSVFVATTLLIAIPSAVKVFNYITTLWRGNIIFTPAMLFSIGLVATFIAGGLTGIILADSALDIAVHDTYFVVAHFHIVMGMSAIFGMFAGIYHWFPKMYGRMMNTKLGYAHFWITFVCAFGVFFPMHFIGLAGAPRRYYSYTEFPMFDGVVDLNVLVTVFAIIGALAQVVFTYNFFYSIYRGPKAVQNPWKSNTLEWTTPVEHVHGNWPGPIPVVYRWPYDYSKPGKAEDWVSQVTPLEPDEEEH from the coding sequence ATGGGTGCACACGCGCACACCGCTCAAGCCGGTCACCACGACCACCACCATCACGAGGAGAGCTTCATCTCGAAGTGGGTCTTCTCGCATGATCACAAGATGATCGGGAAGCAGTTCCTGGTCACCGCGATCGTGATGGCCTGGGTGGCGGTGATCATGTCGCTGATCTTCCGCCTGCAGCTGGCGTGGCCGAATGAGGGCTTCGCCTTCACGAACTTCTTCCTGGGCGACAAGTGGGCGCCCGAAGGCGTGCTGGACCCCAATATGTACCTCGCGCTGGTCACCATCCACGGCACCATCATGGTGTTCTTCGTGCTCACGGGCGGCCTCTCCGGCACCTTCGCCAACCTGCTCATCCCCCTGCAGGTCGGCGCCCGCGACATGGCCAGCGGCTTCATCAACATGCTCAGCTACTGGTTCTTCTTCCTGAGCAGCGTGATCATGCTCGCCTCCCTCTTCGTGGAGGGCGGACCGGCCAGCGCTGGGTGGACGATCTACCCGCCGTTGAGCGCGCTGCCGAAGGCCATGCCCGGCTCCGGCGCGGGGATGACGCTCTGGCTGGTGAGCATGACGCTCTTCATCGCAAGCTCGTTGATGGGCGGCCTCAACTACGTGGCCACCATCCTGAACCTGCGCACCAAGGGCATGAGGATGACCCGCCTGCCGCTCACGGTCTGGGCGCTGCTGCTCACGGCCGTGCTCGGTATCCTCAGCTTCCCGGTGCTCCTGAGCGCTGCGCTGCTGCTGCTCCTTGACCGCACCTTGGGCACCAGCTTCTACCTGAGCGACATCCACCTGGCTGGCGAGGCCCTGGAGCAGACCGGCGGAAGCCCCATCCTGTTCCAGCACCTCTTCTGGTTCCTAGGACACCCCGAGGTGTATATCGTGCTGCTGCCGGCCTTGGGCATCACCTCGGAGATCATCTCAACCAACGCCCGCAAGCCCATCTTCGGCTACAGGGCCATGATCGGCTCCATCCTGGCCATCGGATTCCTCAGCTTCATCGTGTGGGGTCACCACATGTTCGTCACCGGTATGAACCCGTTCCTGGGGAGCGTGTTCGTGGCCACCACGCTGCTGATCGCCATCCCCAGCGCTGTGAAGGTGTTCAACTACATCACCACGCTCTGGCGCGGCAACATCATCTTCACGCCGGCCATGCTCTTCAGCATCGGTCTGGTCGCCACCTTCATCGCGGGTGGTCTCACAGGCATCATACTCGCGGACAGCGCCCTCGACATCGCTGTGCACGATACCTATTTCGTGGTGGCGCACTTCCACATCGTGATGGGCATGAGCGCCATCTTCGGGATGTTCGCCGGCATCTACCACTGGTTCCCGAAGATGTACGGGCGGATGATGAACACTAAGCTGGGCTATGCCCACTTCTGGATCACCTTCGTCTGTGCATTCGGGGTGTTCTTCCCCATGCACTTCATCGGTCTGGCCGGCGCGCCCCGTCGGTATTACAGCTACACGGAGTTCCCCATGTTCGATGGCGTGGTCGACCTGAATGTGCTCGTCACCGTATTCGCGATCATCGGAGCGCTGGCGCAGGTGGTCTTCACCTACAACTTCTTCTACAGCATTTACCGCGGGCCCAAGGCGGTGCAGAACCCTTGGAAGAGCAATACGCTGGAGTGGACCACCCCCGTGGAGCACGTCCATGGCAACTGGCCGGGCCCCATCCCCGTGGTGTATCGCTGGCCCTATGACTACAGCAAGCCGGGCAAGGCGGAGGACTGGGTGAGCCAGGTCACGCCGCTCGAGCCGGACGAGGAGGAGCACTAG
- a CDS encoding cytochrome c oxidase subunit II gives MTKLLILIVVVLGILAVAQLARVYELTSRLRGKREEDISDADNRMNATLMWLFPVAYFGFFLWLVLRYKDKMLPVAASAQGEDTDALLNFNWWILITVFVFTNILLFYFAGKYVFSKHRRAHWYPHNNKLELLWTVVPASVLFVIIIYGLTTWQEITAPASPDAVQVELYAKQFDWTARYPGADGMLGATDYRLINGDNPLGIVTAKAIATRLSEIDQELAETRKQLEGVLPDGKAAELEDRIGYLERMTMRIINLRTVMEQDIKAKGEASAYMHGADDVVTKDFYLPVRKEANILIRSRDIIHSAYIPHLRIQMNAVPGMTTMMKVVPTITTDSMRTHVMKDEKFDFILLCNKICGASHYNMQMPLIVTPPADFDAWVAEANKKPFEPKEEQAVPAAPVADSTATASKDSTAIAALPATGK, from the coding sequence ATGACCAAACTGCTGATCCTGATCGTGGTGGTGCTGGGCATCCTGGCGGTGGCCCAGCTGGCACGCGTCTACGAGCTCACCTCCAGGCTGCGCGGCAAGCGCGAGGAGGACATCTCCGATGCGGACAACCGGATGAACGCCACCCTGATGTGGCTCTTCCCGGTGGCCTACTTCGGATTCTTCCTCTGGCTCGTTCTCCGATACAAGGACAAGATGCTCCCCGTGGCCGCCAGCGCGCAGGGCGAGGACACCGACGCGCTGCTCAACTTCAACTGGTGGATCCTCATCACGGTCTTCGTCTTCACAAACATCCTGCTGTTCTACTTCGCGGGGAAATACGTGTTCAGCAAGCACCGTCGCGCGCACTGGTACCCGCACAACAACAAGCTCGAGCTGCTCTGGACCGTGGTGCCGGCCTCGGTGCTCTTCGTAATCATCATCTACGGCCTCACCACCTGGCAGGAGATCACGGCACCCGCTTCGCCCGATGCCGTGCAGGTGGAGCTCTACGCCAAGCAGTTCGATTGGACCGCCCGATACCCTGGTGCGGACGGCATGCTGGGCGCCACGGACTACCGGCTCATCAACGGGGACAATCCCCTCGGGATCGTTACCGCCAAGGCCATCGCCACGCGGCTCTCCGAGATCGACCAGGAGCTTGCCGAGACCCGCAAGCAGCTGGAAGGCGTGCTGCCGGATGGGAAAGCCGCAGAGCTCGAGGACCGCATCGGCTACCTTGAGCGCATGACCATGCGCATCATCAACCTCCGCACGGTGATGGAACAGGACATCAAGGCCAAGGGTGAGGCGAGCGCCTACATGCACGGCGCCGATGACGTGGTGACCAAGGATTTCTACCTGCCGGTGCGCAAGGAGGCCAACATCCTCATCCGCAGCCGCGACATCATCCACAGCGCCTACATCCCGCACCTCCGCATCCAGATGAACGCGGTGCCCGGGATGACCACGATGATGAAGGTGGTGCCGACCATCACCACGGACAGCATGCGCACGCATGTGATGAAGGATGAGAAGTTCGACTTCATCCTCCTCTGCAACAAGATCTGCGGCGCCAGCCACTACAACATGCAGATGCCGCTGATCGTGACCCCCCCGGCGGACTTCGATGCCTGGGTGGCCGAGGCCAACAAGAAGCCCTTTGAACCGAAGGAGGAGCAGGCCGTGCCGGCCGCGCCGGTGGCAGATTCCACGGCGACCGCCTCCAAGGACAGCACGGCGATCGCCGCCCTGCCCGCAACCGGAAAATGA
- a CDS encoding quinol:cytochrome C oxidoreductase translates to MNFTISKRAGTLSMALIAIGALATVAGVIGDHSDHHQRTWSALLVNGFFFLGIGLGALFFYTLQNATETAWSVLVKRVFEGIMGWIPVGAAVMLVVLAAGSLGLHHIYHWMDESLYVKGGPNYDAIMAGKRAFLNQPFFWVRSLAYLATFVIAARWFRKKSLEMDGLTGESLVRTHLLTYRRGALFLVFFAVFSSTLAWDWLMSIDAHWFSTLYGWYVFSGMWVSAMITGVVMVLYLKRKGYLPQVNNSHIHDMGKWVFAVSFLWSYLYFSQFMLIWYSNIPEEVTYFQSRINDHPWLTWVVFGINFALPMALLMSRDAKRNPRFLIGVGALIFIGHWLDVNMMVMPGAAGHDFHHGIELLDAGMFVLFLGAFIRVVLGTLAKAPLTPVNHPYLEESVHHQI, encoded by the coding sequence ATGAACTTCACCATCAGCAAACGGGCCGGCACGCTGAGCATGGCGCTGATCGCCATCGGCGCGCTCGCCACGGTGGCCGGCGTGATCGGCGACCACAGCGACCATCATCAGCGCACCTGGTCGGCCCTGCTCGTGAACGGCTTCTTCTTCCTCGGCATCGGCCTGGGCGCGCTCTTCTTCTACACCCTGCAGAATGCCACCGAAACGGCGTGGAGCGTGCTGGTGAAGCGCGTGTTCGAGGGCATCATGGGGTGGATCCCTGTGGGTGCGGCGGTGATGCTCGTCGTGCTCGCCGCCGGGAGCCTGGGCCTGCACCACATCTACCACTGGATGGACGAGAGCCTTTACGTGAAGGGCGGCCCCAACTACGATGCGATCATGGCAGGCAAGAGGGCCTTCCTCAACCAGCCCTTCTTCTGGGTGCGCTCGCTGGCCTACCTGGCCACCTTCGTGATCGCCGCCCGCTGGTTCCGCAAGAAGAGCCTGGAGATGGACGGCCTCACCGGGGAGAGCCTCGTGCGCACGCACCTCCTCACCTATCGCCGGGGAGCCCTCTTCCTGGTGTTCTTCGCCGTGTTCAGCAGCACCCTCGCCTGGGATTGGCTCATGAGCATCGATGCCCACTGGTTCAGCACCCTTTACGGCTGGTACGTGTTCAGCGGCATGTGGGTGAGCGCCATGATCACCGGCGTGGTGATGGTGCTCTACCTGAAGCGCAAGGGCTACCTGCCCCAGGTGAACAACAGCCATATCCACGACATGGGCAAGTGGGTGTTCGCCGTGAGCTTCCTCTGGAGCTACCTCTACTTCAGCCAGTTCATGCTCATCTGGTACAGCAATATCCCGGAGGAGGTCACCTATTTCCAGTCGCGCATCAACGACCATCCCTGGCTCACCTGGGTGGTCTTCGGCATCAACTTCGCCCTGCCCATGGCGCTGCTCATGAGCCGCGACGCCAAGCGCAACCCCCGTTTCCTCATCGGGGTCGGTGCGTTGATCTTCATCGGCCATTGGCTCGACGTGAACATGATGGTGATGCCGGGCGCTGCCGGGCATGATTTCCATCATGGCATCGAGCTCCTCGACGCCGGCATGTTCGTGCTCTTCCTGGGTGCCTTCATCCGCGTCGTGCTCGGAACCCTGGCCAAGGCGCCGCTCACGCCGGTGAACCACCCCTACTTGGAGGAGAGCGTGCATCATCAGATCTGA